The Thermomonospora curvata DSM 43183 DNA segment CGGGGGCCGCCGCCCTGGCGGCCGTCACCGTGCTCGCGACCGGCGGCTGCGGGAGCGGCGGCGGAAGCGGCGGTGGAAGCGGCGGCGAGCAGCGGCCGCAGGCCGAGCCGAGCGTCGCCGTGGACCTTGCGAAGCTGCCGCGGGCCACGACGTTCACCACGTTGCGCGGGCTGCCGCAGGATCCGGCCCCGTCCGCGGCGACCGACGGCACGGTGGTGCGGCCGAACGCCGCGCTTCCGGTGTCGGCACAGCCGGGCGGGCCGCCGGTGGCGGCGCTGCCCGACCGGCAGCTGGACGGTCCCACCTGGGTTCCCGTGGTGGAGACCAGGGGCGAGTGGCTGCGGGTGCTGCTGCCCAGCCGCCCCAACGGGGTGACCGGATGGATCCGGCGGGACGAGAGCGCGCTGACCGTCGCGCACACCCCCTACCTGGTCACAGTGGACCGGCAGGAACGCCGGCTGACCCTGCTGCGCTCCGGCCGGCAGGTCGGCAGCTGGACGGTGGCGGTGGGCGCCGACGAGACGCCCACCCCGGCCGGCCGCACGTTCCTGCTGGCCCTGCTCAAACCGTCCCACGCCACCTACGGCCCGCTGGTCATTCCGGTCGGGGCGCACTCGCAGACCCTGGAGACCTTCGGGGGAGGGCCCGGCACGGTCGCCTTCCACGGCTGGCGCGATGCGTCGGTCTTCGGCAAGGCCGTCACCCACGGCTGCATCCGGGTGCCCGACGAGGCGCTGGACCGGCTGTCGAAGGTCCCGCTGGGCACTCCCGTCCTCGTCACCTGAAGGACCCGTCCACAGACCCCGCTCTCAACCTGATTCCGGGTACGACCGCCCATCTTTCAAGGAGGCAAAGTGCGTATGTCATCTGCGGCCAGGTCGGCCGTCATCACCGGGGTACTCGCGGCACCGCTGATCGTCGCGGCGGCACCGATCTCGTATGCCGACCCGGGCGGCCACGGCTCGGCTTACGGCCTGACCGCCGACGGTCTGGTGAACCTGCCGGCCACCCCGTCGGTGTCCTCGTCCGGCAACGGGCCCACCCGCCAGAGCGTCACCCGGCTGCCCGACAACCCCTTGGTGGACGCCTCGGCGCTGGAGACCTCGGCGCGGGGCCGGCACGGGCACGCCCGGGTCTCCGACCTGGAGGTCGCCAAGGCCCTGCTGCGGGCCGAGACGGTCAGCGCCAGGTGCCACGCCGGCAAGGGCTCGTCCTACCTGGGCAACGCCCGCATCGCCGGCCGGCCGCTGGCGGTCAGCCCGCCGCCCAACAGCACCCTGCGAGTGCCGATCAAGGGGGTCGGGGACGCCTCGCTCATCCTCAACCGCCAGGAGCGCACCGCCAACGGCGGGGTGACCGTCACGGCCATGCAGCTCAACCTGCCCGGCGTGCACGGCAAGGGGCAGCAGCTCAACGTCGCCTCGGTGACGTGCGAGCCCAAGCCCGCCAAGCCGCAGCCCAAGCCGGCCAAGCCCGAGGCGCCCAAGCCCACCCCGGTGCCGCGGGACCTGCCGGTCACCGGTTGAGCTGACCGAATCGGGGGCCTCGACGTCCTCCCTCGTACGCAGGCGGGGGAGGACGTCGGGTTTTTCCGGCCCGCCGTCACACCGAGGACGGGGAGGCCTCGGCGGCGGCCGGCCGGTCCGCCTCGGCCACCAGGCGGGGGATGAGGTGCTCGGTGAGGTGCAGGATGGTCTGCTCCAGCAGCATGTGCACCTGGGCGCGGGTCAGCCGGCCGTACTTGAGCCACTCGCGGCTGGTGTCCATGGCCATCCCGGCGAACCCCCGCAGCGCCGACAGCACCTCCGGGTGCTCGGCGGCCAGCGGGGTCAGCCCGACGATCTCGGTGACGCGGGCGACCGCCCGGTCGCGGGCCTCGTCCAGGATCCGGCCCAGCTCGCGGTCACCGCCGGAGGCCATCATGTCCAGCGCGGTGATCCACGTCCCCCGGTTGCGTTCCAGCAGCTCCAGCCAGGCGTCCAGGGCCTGGGCGACGCGGTCGCGCACGGTGGCGCCCGCCACGAACGCCGGCACCGGCGGCGGGGGCACGCTCAGCATCTGCCGCACGGCCGCCAGGTACAGCCCCCGCTTGGTGCCGAAGTAGTGGTTGAGCAGGCCGCGGCTGACCCCGGCGGCGTCGGCTATCTGGGCGCTGGAGACCGCCTCATAGGGGTGCTTGCTGAACAGTTCCCGGGCACACCGCAGAATCTGGTCGCGCCGCTCGTCCGGCTCCTTGCGCACCCTGCGCGCCCGGCCGCCGTCGGCGGTGGCTTTGCTCATCACAACTCCCCGAACGTGGAGGCCTCCACTGGCATGTGAGGGAAAGGACGCGGCATGAGGCCGCATGGAAGGCCGTGTCGGCGATGATCTTCGGTGACCGGGACCGGGCCGCCGGGAGGCGTGGTCTGTGGAGGCCGTGCAAGACCCGTCCTTGGGTTCGTCCCGTCAAACGGGAGGTTCCGGCCCGCGCGGACCGGAACCCCTCGGCTTCGGTCGTGGGAAAAAGTCAAAGCGTCCCCGTCATTGTCGGCGCTTCGCCCGGTGACCTGTCGACTCGCCGACCATACCCCGGTCACTGGCGGGGGGAGGCGGACGGTTCCGCTGCCCGGGACCGGTCGCCCTTGCCGGAGTCCTTTCCGCCGCCGGTGTCGGTCATCTGCTCGTCCAGCGCCCCGATGGACGACACGTCGGTGATCATCCACTCGCCCTTCTGCAGCACCAGGTCCATCTCCAGGTACGAGCCCACCACCCGGCGGGTGCCGGCCGAGCTGCGCACCTCCGAGTCCAGGACCACGATGGCCTTGGCGGTGGTGTCGGACAGCTCGCTGACGTAGACGTCGCTGACCGTGGCGGTGGCGTCGGCCTTCAGCTGGGTGATGACGCCCTCCAGGCCGCCGGTGAAGGCCACGTCGTAGGTCTTGGCGAAGTCCGCCGAGGCCATGGACATCACCTTCTCCCGGGCCGCCTTCAGGTCGTTGTGGCGGTAGCTGAGCAGCGCCACCCCGAACTGCCCGGCCCGCTCCCGGACCTGCCGGCGGGCCTCCTGCTCGGCGGCCAGCGTCTCCGCCCGGTGCCACTGCAGCCCCGCCGTGACGGTGGAGGCCACCAGCGCCACCGCCACCGCCGCCTTGAGCAGCATCCCGGCGGTGGGCCTGCGCCGCTTCCCGCCACCGTCTGCGGCCCGCTTGGCCTGGACGGTCTTGACGGCGGGTTCGGCGTCGTCGGGCCCGGTGGCCTCGGGCGAGGCGGCGTCCGCGGCGGCGGAGCCGTCCTTGCCGGTGGACGGCGGCTTGCTCTGCCCGGCGCTCTCCTCGGCGGCGGGTTCGGCGGGGGTCTGCTCCGCGGCGTCCCCGGCGGGCCGCGCGGAGGCGGGCGCCGTGTCGTCGCCGAGCCAGGAGATCGACGGGTTCGGCTCCTGCTGCGGCGTGTCGGTCTTGGTGGTCATGAGCTCTCCCGAGGGTTCAGCGACCCGGCCGGCGGCGGATCACGGTACGCAGGAAACGGGCGGCGACCATGATGAGGATGAGCGCCGCC contains these protein-coding regions:
- a CDS encoding L,D-transpeptidase, which gives rise to MTERSRRPRPAAVRPKRHVRRWRAVRAGAAALAAVTVLATGGCGSGGGSGGGSGGEQRPQAEPSVAVDLAKLPRATTFTTLRGLPQDPAPSAATDGTVVRPNAALPVSAQPGGPPVAALPDRQLDGPTWVPVVETRGEWLRVLLPSRPNGVTGWIRRDESALTVAHTPYLVTVDRQERRLTLLRSGRQVGSWTVAVGADETPTPAGRTFLLALLKPSHATYGPLVIPVGAHSQTLETFGGGPGTVAFHGWRDASVFGKAVTHGCIRVPDEALDRLSKVPLGTPVLVT
- a CDS encoding choice-of-anchor P family protein; this translates as MSSAARSAVITGVLAAPLIVAAAPISYADPGGHGSAYGLTADGLVNLPATPSVSSSGNGPTRQSVTRLPDNPLVDASALETSARGRHGHARVSDLEVAKALLRAETVSARCHAGKGSSYLGNARIAGRPLAVSPPPNSTLRVPIKGVGDASLILNRQERTANGGVTVTAMQLNLPGVHGKGQQLNVASVTCEPKPAKPQPKPAKPEAPKPTPVPRDLPVTG
- a CDS encoding TetR/AcrR family transcriptional regulator, with product MSKATADGGRARRVRKEPDERRDQILRCARELFSKHPYEAVSSAQIADAAGVSRGLLNHYFGTKRGLYLAAVRQMLSVPPPPVPAFVAGATVRDRVAQALDAWLELLERNRGTWITALDMMASGGDRELGRILDEARDRAVARVTEIVGLTPLAAEHPEVLSALRGFAGMAMDTSREWLKYGRLTRAQVHMLLEQTILHLTEHLIPRLVAEADRPAAAEASPSSV